In Nostoc sp. CENA543, a single genomic region encodes these proteins:
- a CDS encoding ABC transporter transmembrane domain-containing protein codes for MNPSSPLRVSGGLNQYASNQPSSTPVAPILKLLRLVAGDTSLVTEFSQAWMVREFQLGDELATYSLGGEVVDSNNIVSLVCQGRVRLLSLNHKLGREVSTQLLLDGQVFGGDYLFWHHCLPYRAIAASPGSLVQISVTELEQWLERIPQLEDYLQQLANERQTLIFFKSYTDLHSLKSTTLRELSPLLTTKQIPADTPLSTATPPEAGRFWLARGQVESISVGSLTPAMGDSWGYPELTPPDGKAQTDLLVYYLSIENWDTAKALAPNFWINHHPAVAAKPVAKTTESKTKILLPPITNVSVPENHTHHPKADSEVVNEEQGTGNGEEGIDFPQQEVKRRFWFTYPFIQQQSLSDCGVACLAMISQYWGKRLSFPTLRQLAQVDRLGATLESLANTAQTLGYDVLPVRASLNKLEWQTNPWIAHWQGIHYIVVWQIKGDRILISDPALGKRWLKRAKFTANWTGYALLLNPTDVFYALKSEKVSLGRYGQILWHYRKLLKQVILASLLIQIFGLAAPLCTQIVIDQFIPSKNLDTLNVFAIAYLCLGIWRNILTVQHQYLLDYLASRLDLNLIGSFIHYTLQLPLQFFATRSVEDIVSRVQENQRIQQFITRRAIGATIDALMVIIYLGLMISYNWQLTLLVLSWILAIAFFALGVSPYIKQASREVWQESTGQQTAIVDMISGITTVKTATAERGLQKYWEERFLKMLKARLQGQKLANRLQLTRSLINHISSTLILWFGVTLVMGKQISLGQFVAFNLLISSITNPVLALVGLWDEFQQVLIAVERLNDVFAAGAEENQQTTLLVMPPIDGEVRLENVSFHYHDQPEREILQNISFIAKPEQIIGIIGHSGAGKTTLGHVLAGLYTPTSGKIFIDDHDTAIMSTQSLRSQLGLVLQDVFLFSGTILENITLHDPEFSREQAIAAAKLANAHEFIQALPFGYDTKVSERGLGLSVGQKQKIAIARTLIRNPKILILDEVTFNSDIETEADWHDNLALITQNRTTFIISHRAASVRHADYILVLDRGMIIEQGTHEQLMNIAGIYHQLAAR; via the coding sequence ATGAACCCCTCTTCGCCGTTAAGAGTTTCGGGAGGGCTGAATCAATATGCTAGCAATCAGCCATCTTCCACTCCAGTCGCGCCTATCCTCAAATTGCTGAGGTTAGTTGCAGGGGATACGAGTCTAGTAACGGAGTTTAGCCAAGCTTGGATGGTGCGGGAGTTCCAGCTAGGTGATGAGTTGGCTACCTATAGTTTAGGTGGGGAAGTTGTAGATAGTAATAATATTGTTTCTTTGGTTTGTCAAGGCCGAGTCCGGTTGTTGAGTTTGAATCACAAGTTAGGGCGGGAAGTTTCGACTCAATTATTGTTAGATGGACAAGTTTTTGGGGGAGATTATTTATTTTGGCATCATTGTTTACCATATCGAGCGATCGCAGCAAGTCCTGGTAGTCTGGTGCAAATCTCTGTCACCGAACTAGAACAATGGTTAGAACGTATACCCCAACTAGAAGATTATTTACAGCAGTTAGCTAATGAACGCCAAACGCTAATTTTCTTCAAAAGCTACACTGATTTACACTCACTCAAAAGCACCACACTGCGAGAATTATCACCTTTATTAACCACTAAACAAATCCCCGCCGATACACCTTTATCAACCGCTACACCCCCAGAAGCTGGACGATTTTGGCTAGCGCGTGGTCAAGTCGAGTCTATATCTGTAGGGAGTTTAACCCCGGCGATGGGTGATAGTTGGGGATATCCAGAACTGACACCACCAGACGGGAAGGCGCAAACAGATTTGTTAGTTTACTACCTATCTATAGAAAATTGGGATACAGCCAAGGCTTTAGCACCTAATTTCTGGATTAATCATCATCCAGCCGTAGCAGCCAAACCAGTGGCGAAAACGACGGAGAGTAAAACTAAAATTCTCCTACCGCCAATTACGAATGTGTCAGTGCCGGAAAATCATACACATCATCCCAAAGCAGATAGTGAAGTTGTTAACGAGGAACAGGGAACAGGGAATGGGGAAGAGGGAATTGACTTTCCCCAACAAGAGGTAAAACGCAGGTTTTGGTTTACTTATCCCTTCATTCAGCAACAGAGTTTATCTGATTGTGGGGTGGCTTGTTTGGCGATGATTAGTCAGTATTGGGGTAAACGCTTAAGTTTCCCTACCCTACGTCAGTTAGCCCAAGTGGATAGATTAGGTGCAACTTTAGAAAGTTTAGCCAACACCGCCCAAACTTTGGGTTACGATGTCCTACCAGTCCGCGCTAGTTTAAATAAATTAGAATGGCAAACTAACCCGTGGATTGCCCACTGGCAAGGCATTCACTATATAGTAGTGTGGCAAATTAAAGGCGATCGCATCTTAATTTCTGACCCTGCTTTGGGTAAACGATGGCTAAAACGTGCCAAATTTACGGCAAATTGGACGGGTTATGCTCTGTTATTAAATCCTACTGATGTTTTTTATGCCCTCAAAAGTGAGAAAGTCTCATTAGGTCGCTATGGGCAAATATTGTGGCATTACCGAAAGTTACTCAAGCAAGTTATTCTCGCTTCCCTCTTAATTCAGATATTCGGACTAGCTGCACCTCTTTGTACACAAATTGTTATTGACCAATTCATCCCCAGTAAGAATTTAGATACATTAAATGTCTTCGCCATTGCTTACCTATGTTTAGGGATTTGGCGAAACATCTTAACGGTGCAACATCAATACTTACTTGATTATTTAGCCAGTCGTCTTGACCTCAATCTCATTGGCAGTTTTATTCACTACACCTTGCAATTACCCTTGCAGTTTTTTGCTACTCGTTCCGTAGAAGATATTGTCAGTCGCGTCCAAGAAAATCAAAGAATTCAACAATTTATTACTCGTCGGGCAATTGGTGCAACTATCGATGCTTTGATGGTCATCATTTATCTGGGGTTGATGATTTCCTACAACTGGCAATTAACTTTGTTGGTATTAAGTTGGATTTTAGCGATCGCATTTTTTGCGTTAGGTGTCAGTCCTTATATTAAGCAAGCATCCAGAGAAGTTTGGCAAGAATCCACCGGACAACAAACAGCAATTGTCGATATGATTAGTGGGATTACCACCGTCAAAACCGCCACAGCCGAACGGGGACTGCAAAAGTATTGGGAAGAACGCTTCTTGAAAATGTTAAAAGCGCGGTTGCAGGGACAAAAATTAGCTAATCGGTTACAGCTAACCCGCAGCTTAATTAACCATATCAGTAGCACCCTGATTTTATGGTTTGGGGTGACACTAGTCATGGGAAAACAAATCTCCCTTGGTCAATTTGTCGCCTTTAATCTACTAATTAGTAGTATTACTAACCCAGTTTTAGCCTTGGTGGGATTATGGGATGAATTTCAACAAGTGCTAATTGCAGTCGAAAGACTCAATGATGTGTTTGCAGCCGGTGCAGAAGAAAATCAGCAAACCACACTGTTGGTAATGCCTCCTATTGATGGGGAGGTAAGGTTAGAAAATGTCTCTTTTCACTATCATGACCAACCAGAACGCGAAATTCTGCAAAATATTTCCTTTATTGCCAAACCAGAACAGATTATTGGCATTATCGGCCATAGTGGTGCTGGTAAAACTACTTTAGGTCATGTACTTGCAGGCTTATACACACCCACATCGGGCAAAATCTTCATTGATGATCATGATACAGCCATCATGTCTACCCAATCCCTGCGGAGTCAATTGGGACTAGTATTACAAGATGTGTTTCTGTTTTCTGGGACAATTTTAGAAAACATTACCTTACATGATCCAGAGTTTAGCCGAGAACAAGCCATTGCGGCTGCCAAGTTGGCTAACGCCCATGAGTTTATTCAAGCATTACCTTTTGGTTACGATACAAAAGTTAGTGAAAGGGGTTTAGGGCTTTCCGTAGGACAAAAACAAAAAATTGCGATCGCCCGCACCTTAATTAGAAACCCCAAAATTTTGATTTTGGATGAAGTAACTTTTAACTCCGATATCGAAACCGAAGCCGACTGGCACGATAATTTAGCCCTCATCACTCAAAACCGCACTACATTTATCATCTCTCATCGCGCTGCCAGTGTGCGCCATGCCGACTATATCTTAGTCCTAGACAGAGGCATGATTATTGAGCAAGGCACACACGAACAACTGATGAACATTGCAGGTATTTATCATCAGTTAGCAGCGAGGTAG